From Corticium candelabrum chromosome 9, ooCorCand1.1, whole genome shotgun sequence:
tctgtttgtctgtctgtctgtgtgtttgtctgttcatccattctgtctgtctgtctgtctgtccgtccattctgtttgtctgtctgtttgtctgtctgtgtgtctgtctgtctgtctgtctgtctgtctgtcatgttgtCTGCTCTGTTGTACTGCATGTGACCTGGCTTTGCTTGTCTTTCTTCATTTGGAATAGCGTCTCAGTCTTGACATCTAGCTCATCCTGTACACTATCACGTTGCCTATCAAGACTGTGTAGAGCATCCTGGAGACGAGTTGCTTCTTCACGACTTGCCTTCAACATGCCTTCTAAACTCTCTacaaaataatagaaataaggAAAACAAAATTAcctaagacagacagacaaacaggcagacagacagacagatagacagacagacagacaacaaacaaacagacaaacagattgacagacagacagacgggcagacagacagacagacagagtattgagacagacagacagacagacaaacaaacatacagacaaacaaacaaacaaacatacagacagacagacagacaaacagacagagtattgcgacagacaaacagacaaacatacatacagacaaacaaacacagacaaacacacaaacagacaaacagacagacagacagacagacagacagtgctgCGCCACCATACTCTACACACCTATTTTAGCTTCTCTATCTCTTATCTTTCGTTCCGTTTCCTCAACATCTAATTCACATTTCTTCAACTGTCGTGCCTGCTCTTGTCTTGCTGTCTCGGCATGGTCGGCGAGTGCTTTCATCTCCTCCACTCGTGTCTCCATCTCCGTCGTTTGATGACGTGCTGCAGTAAGAGATGCCGAGTTTGACTTGATTTGGTCCTCAAGATGACTGATGATGTCTCGAAGAGATTTCACACGACTGGATAGTTCATCACGTTCAATCAATACCTTAATAGAGAAGATCAGATAGTACAGACTATTAGAATCCCAAAGTTTATGTATGACATTAGTTTAGATGAAAGCTACTtagaatacacacacacacacacacacacacacacacacacacacacacacacacacacacacacacacacacacacaaaccaataaacaaacaagcatcaccaagcaacaaacaaacataaacaagcaaacaaacaaacaacataaacaaacaaacaacataaacaagcaaacaaacaaacaaacaacataaacaaacaaacagtgtaaacaagcaaacaaataaacaacataaaaagcaaacaaacaaacaacataaaaagcaaacaaacaaacaacacaatacaaacaaacaaacagcataaacaaacaaaaaacataaacaagcaaacaaacaaacaaacaaacaaacaacataaacaaacaaacaacataaataagcaaacaaacaatacaaacaaacataaacaagcaaacaaacaaacaacataaacaaacaacataaacaagcaaacaaacaaacaacaaaaaagcaaacaaacaatacaaacaaacataaacaaagaagcaaacaaacaatacaaacaaacataaacaaagaagcaaacaaacaaacataaacaagcaaacaaacaacataaacaagcaaacaaacaacataaacaaacaaacaacataaacaaacaaacaacgtaaacaagcaaacaaacaatacaaacaaacaaacataaacaagcaaacaaacaaacaacataaacaaacaacataaaaaagcaaacaaacaatacaaacaaacagaaacaaagaagcaaacaaacaaatataaacaagcaaacaaacaatacaaacaaacaaacacaaacaagcaaacaaacataaacaagcaaacaaacaaacacaaaaaagcaaacaaacaaacagacaaacaagcaaactaacataaacaagcaaacaaacaaacaaatataaacaaacaaacaacataaacaaacaaacaaatgcaaacaacatgcatacacactGCCTGAGAACACTGACATCTTTGATCTCAACTTCAGCCCTCACAGCCTTCTGTTCCAGCACCTCACGACTCGCCTTCTCTGTTTCAGTAGAAAtctatcacaccacacaacacacaacccTCACACCCTACAACCTCCATTCGCCATTCAACAACCCAAACCTTCAGTCTGTCCTGCAGACTGTCTCTCTCCACTCTCAACCGTCTGCTCTCCTCCCTCGCCTCGTCTCTCTCGCGTTCGATTTGTCTGATAATCGTGTGTGTCGTCGTCTGTTGCAGTGGAGCCGTGCCCATCTTACGAGTCAACTCGTGACGCAAGCGACGAACCTCATCACTCGACTGTCACAGAATGAGTCGACAGTTAAGTATCCATGGTGACCAGTGTGTGTAATTGTATAATCTTGCCTGTTCGTATAACAGTTTGAAGTTGTCTCTGTCGCTGGATAGAATCCTGAGATCACTTCGGATCTGCAATGAGATGTAATATTATGTAGTAATTTTGTGAATGTTTTGTGTCTCAACAAACTGTTGTAATTGAGTGTTTCAGTATCAGTAATTCTTTTGTTGCATCTCAACTGGTCAGATAAGATgctcaaacagacagacaaacagacagacaaacagacagatagacagacaacagaaaaatgaacggacagacagacagatggacgaacagacagacagacagactgatagacaaatgggcagacaggcagacagacagacagacggacaaacagacagacagatggatagacagacagacagacagacagacagacagacagagaaacaggcagacggacgagtggacagacagacagacagacagctatacatacatacatttttttgttattattaaaagttggtacaacttctaaatcaatctaaattctttacactaaagctaggtttacaaaaggtcccaaaggcttccaaaaagatatgtccgactttcttgcacaaacagttCGTATATGTCGACGTAGATGCCACTTAAAACTGTTCATAATTCCAACGGGAGGAAgagtttttctttttgtccaataggtggtcatacatacatacatacatacatacatacatacatacatacatacatacacacacatacagacaaacagacaaaccaacagacagacagatagacggacaaacagacagacaaacgaacagacagagagacagactgatagacaaatgggcagacaggcaagcagacagacagacagatggacggatggacagacagacagatggataaacagacagacagacagacagacaaacagacagacaaacaggcagacgaacggacggacagacagacagacaaacagatggacagacagacaaatagacaaacggatagacagacacagacagacaaacaggcagacggacaaatgaatagacagacagacagacaaacagacagacaggcagatggacagacaaatagacagacagacagacaaaccgacagacagacaaacagacagacagatagacatacatacatacatacatacagacaacagacagacagacaaacaaacagacgaacagacagacaaacggacagacggacggacaaacagacagacagacagacagacaaatggatggacgtAAAAACCAACAGACCACAGAAACAtgatagacaaatacacacacacacacacacacacacacacacacacacacacacacacacacacacacacacacacacacaccacaacctACTTCTTCCACATCTGCTTGAAACTGACGAACACTAGCTGCTAGTTGATCTCGTTCGACTCGAAGTCTTACAACGTCGGCTGTTTCTGTTATATCTGATAGAACACGAATGGGTGGAGAGCCAGTCTGCACTAGACCTCTTCTTGGGCTGCTGGAAGGGCTGATCTGCACAATACACATTGTAATGTCTTATGCTACATGAATGGGTTGTTGTGGTACACATACGTATACGACTGTctcgtctctctgtctgtgcacccttcctgtctgtctgttgtatgtatgtcgtctgtctgtggtCTGTCCGTCAATTCATCTGTTtttatcaatacatatatttcatatagcgtggtgtgtgtgtctgtctgtgtgtcagtgtgtctgtctgtcctgtgtGTCGGCCTGtgttcctgtctgtctgtcagtcgtgtgtgtgtgtgtgcgtgtgtgtcagtgtgtctgtcagtcgtgtgtgtgtgtgtgtgtgtgtgtgtgtgtgtgtgtgtgtccatgtgtatctctgtctgtctgtctgtctgtctgtctgtctgtcaattcatatatttttataataaactatagcaccaaagcaatagctaatctacgtgtccattacatctagtacatacatgaaaactggttaaaactacaatgTACATTATATAcgcactaaatacacatacacattagaCTAGACGAAAGGAACCTATGGTCCCGGTCTCAAATGTTTATGACTGTCcactgagagctgaagtcttcCTGCAGCTGTATTCGATGAGGAGTGATGAGAACTTCTTTGTAAGGGTCTTGcgattgtctgtgtgtctgtctgtgtgtctgtctgtctgtctgagtgtgtctgtctgtctgtctgtctgtctgtctgtcaatacatatatttcttatacaagacattagtACAGTCTAcgttactgtctgtctgtttatctgtctgtgtgtctgtctagtgtgtgtgtgtgtgtgtgtgtgtgtgtgtgtgtgtgtgtgtgtgtgtgtgtgtgtgtgtgtgtgtgtgtgtgtgtgtgtctgtctgtgcatttgtctgtcaacctATTCACCCCACACCACTCTCCTCTTGTCATTCACACATCCCCCTCCTTCAGTATCAGTCAACTCACATATGCTCTCTTCTTCAACGTATCTTGCAGCCTCATACACTCCTCCTTATAATAATTCTTCTCATCCTCCACATGTCGAAATCTCTTCTCCATAGAGTGAGTcacctacaacacaacactcacacacccacacataaGCACCAAATTCCTATAACAAATTACGTCTGATAGTTCGTCTCGTTCTCTTGACAACTGATCAGCTTGTGTTGCCATTCCGTCCAGCACTCCTTCAATGCGATCGTGCTCTGCTTTCGTTCGACGTGCGCGATCCTCTTCTCGTAGTGTAGCAACATGATGCAACCTCTCCAACTCGAAAGAAAGAGTCTTCTCTGCAGAGATAACAAGTTTAATGTTAATTTactttaatattattaatattaatgtatttgtatatataaattattttaattactaaattatttataatattttctATAAATTATTATGATTTTCACACCTCGTTCTTCTAGTTTGTGACATTTCTCTTCCATTTCTTTCTTCTCCCTTTCCAGCCTGTCGATCATATGATTTGCTCTCTTCACGTCATCTTCCGCTGCAGCGAGCATATCAGCCGTATGACGACCATCAATCAGTAAAGACTTGTGCTCTCGTTTCATTTCAACAAATTCCCTCTTTAACTTAACAAGTGCCCTCCCTCTCTCATCATTCATATGCCTTGCCATTTTCAGCTCATTTTCTAACTCTTTCAGTCTCGTTCGCTTTTCGTCTTCCATCTGTCTCGTTAGCTCGTTGATCTCGTGGAGTTCTCCACACAGTTTCGCGTTCTTCTCGACGAGATCCTTCCTAACACGCTGCGTCTCATCATTCGTCTCCTGCATCTCGTTCAATCGATGTTGCAACTCTGTGTTCGTCTGTTGCAGGTAGTCGACTTGTATGTTAAGATGTGCGACCAGTTTCTCGTTCGTTTCCCTCTTTCCTTCCGTCAGAACAACCTCAGACGGACGGCCGCCTTCCAGCATCCTTGTCAGCCTCTCTATCTCCTTATCCCTCGTCTCTACTTGCTTCCTAAGACTCTGAATGGCTCTACCCGACGATCGTTCACTCTCCTCCAACCTCGCCACCTGCACTCGAAGCTGTTCCATCCTCTGATCGGCTACCTTCACCATATCAGCATAGAACGGATCAGGAGGCGCCGCCCCTGCTTCACGCGCCTCCACAGAGGCTGGCAACGACGCATCAATCTCCATTCTTTGCCTCCGAAATGGAATCTGTTTCTTTCTCCCTCCTGGAGTCTGCACGACAGCCTGAAGGTTTTTCTCCTGAAGCTGCGCGATTTTGTCGTCCTTGCTGCGCGACTGCTTCTCGTGTGACCTCACCTTGTGAACGTACTGATTGTTGAGAAACCTCAAGTCGGCATTCTCGTGCTCAAGGCGCCTCAGAGTTACCTTCAACTCTCTAACCTTTTCCTCCGATTTCTCGCGCGTTTTGAGCAGCCCCTGATGAAGCTCGTTGTTCTCACGAACCAGTCTTGCGTTCTCGGTCCTGTACGGCTCGATATTTGTCTCCCAAGTGCCTTCCAagtcttgttgtttgctcattttcattttgttttgtctcaGACTTTCTGTTGTCTGCAGGAGGTCGCCGAACAGGGCCTCAACGAGTGGGAGAGATTCCATGGCTAGTGGTTGTCGGTAACCAAACTGGTCGAGTCGTTTGCGAAGGTTTATGAACTTTCTCTCTGCTGCCGACGCCATCTTCAAACCTACCGCCGATGATACGGGACGTTAGTCAAGGCCTTGCGCgcgttaattaaatttaaaggTGACAAAATTTAGTAGTGTACATTACACACTATAACACATAACAGTGTATCTACAGTACATGACTGGCTcaggctgtgtgtgtgtgtgtgtgtgtgtgtgtgtgtgtgtgtgtgtgtgtgtgtgtgtgtgtgtgcgcgctcgtgtgtgtgtgtgtgtgtgtgtgtgcgtgtgtgtgtgtgtgtgtgtgtgtgcgcgcgcgtgtgtgtgtgtgtgtgcgtgtgtgtgtgcgcgcgccaAACCTGCCAACCAAGTTTATTTCATCAAATTAAATTCACTTCACAcctctaacgcgcgttattaaaccacactgtacaaatcACTGGCCGGTACACTAAACTTGAAAGGTGATGAACTATTTATTTCCCACTATAAACTGTAAGTAGTAAACGTCTCTAAATCACTGCTCTTTCATCCTCTACAACTCACTCAAGTCTAACTATGTGCACAACAACATTCTCAACATCGAATCAACACGCTAACTCCCACACATAATTACAATAAAATCCTCACTTAACGACACACTTTGCACGTCAACTCACACACACGGAGATCATATATAGATAGCGACGGTCATCATAACAAGAGTCAAAGTGAGGTAAACAATCAAAGACGAAGTACCACTCCTGCTTGGCTTCGTAATCACACGAAGCGTCGGTGTACTGGTCGTTGTATGCGACTCTGTGACATCCGGTGTGTAACGCGGGTCTGGATAACACGCCTTCGTGTCGTCCGTCAGTAAAAACCCAacacgacacacacataatTTTGCCACACTGTTGTACAGTGAGTTCGTCGGACAACCGTGAAACGAGACTCGTTGAATCACATCGATGTGTGTGACTTGCCCGGTGTTCTCGTTCTCTATCACATACTTGGCGGTGATCGTCTCGTCGACGTCTGTATCCAACAAACCTCGCATCGGGAAGTAGACCTCGTATATTTTGTATTCGTTACGAGACATCACGAAAACACCATCTACGAGAGCGCGGCTGTTGTTATAGTATGTGAACTTGTCGCTATCCGGGCTGCTCTCGCATCCGTCTTGTTGAATGCCTCTGCATATTGTCAGGTCTGTGAGCGTTGCGTTGTACTCGTCGCGGATTTCTCCCGGTCCGATGCGTGACATCAATACGAGTTGCTCTCCTTGAGGGACTAACGCCCTCACAACGTCGTCCATATCGCGCATTCTTCTAAGACCATACACTGTCATCGTCACTTGAGGATCATCATGCGATGTGGCGACAATAAAGCTCAACGTCATGACAACGTTAATACTCACTTTTCCATCCTGAGAAAGACTCTCGCATGATGGTGTGATGAAATCGTCCGGACATTGAACTGATGCATAGGAAACATCGAAACTCTGACTGATCTCCTTGTCTGCTTCACGGTCGCTCCCAAATGATTTAGCGAGACTGCCCCGTGTGTCGAGCACCATCGATAAGCGTAACAGTTGCTTGCACTGGTTGTCCTCAAGAATACACTCGCCACCCTCAGTTTGTTCAACTAAATCATAAAATTTGATCAAACTTGATTGAAAAGAGGCAACCATTGCGACAGCCGACGACACGTTGAGCATCCTGTGATACACCGGCATGTTGCTCGTCGACTCGTTCTTCGTAAAAGCATAAAAATCAAGTACAAACGACGTAAACTCGGACCCGGCAAGTCCGGCTCCGGCCGCCCCAAGCACTACCGGTCTCGCAAACGCCAACTTGTAATGCACACGTGACAGCACATTATCAACAGTCGGGGCTCTCGCACTCAACCCCGTCAGACTCCTCTGAACCCGAACAGCAATCGGAAACGCCGTCTCTATAGCATAAACGCCCTTCGTGATATCGTCAAACTTTCTCGGTCGAACACAAGTAGCATAGGCCGTCGTCTTCAACACGATCTCATCCTCAAATCTCTCAACATCGAAAACGCTCCTCCCGCTGCTCGTACGACACTCCAACAGCTTTTCAATCGAGCCTGTATACACCAACTTGTCACTCCTCACCGTCTCTCCTTTCTCCTGCCCCCACACGCCGCGCACAAACACGTCAAACAACCCGCTCTGAGACACCGGGTCGAACTCATCACTTCCGGTTGCAACGTCACTTCCGGTCGCGACCGCCTTCTCGAAAACGTCGCTCCAGTCGAGATTCTGACGTGCGTTCGAGCACGTACCCGTTCTCTGTGCGTATATGAGACCGCCGACGAGAAAACGAGCGTCGGAATGCGACTGGAAGTCGACGAGCCAGAATTCGTGTGCTAGCTGTCGCCTTTCCGTCAACAGTGTCAACGTCACGCGTCCGTTGAAGGCGATTGAGGCGTCTAGAGAGGCTTTACACGGCGTGGAGTCGTTGAGATCGAGCGCCGTCGCTGCTGTGAGGCAGAGGAGAAGGATGGGAAGCGGGTTGAGTGAAATGAGAGACATGAGAGTGATGGGTGAGGTTGTTGATGTGGGTGTGAGGAGTTATTTGTTGAGCGGAATAAAGGTTGCTGAGTGATGACGACGAACGAGGCTGGTGGTGTTCCACGAAGGATAAACGTTTGGTATGAAGTCACTTCCGGATTGGGTGTGACAGTTTTGGTTCCCGGATGTTTTGGAATATGACAGGTAAGGCTGCAAAGTCTACAGTCAATTGGTCAACTGGtaatgcgcgcgcgcgcgcgcacacacacacacacacacacacacacacacacacacacacacacacacacacacacacacacacacgcgcgcgcacgcacgcacacacacacacacacacacacacacacacaccaaaccacacacacacacacacacacacacacacacacacacacacacacacacacaccaaacaaacaaacaaacaaacacacacacacacacacacaccaaacaaacacacacacacacacacacacacacacacacacacacacacacgcacacgcacacacacacacacacgcacacacacacacacacgcacacgcacacgcacacacacacgcacacacacacacacacacacacacacacacacacacacacaatgacacgcacagtgatacacacacaagttGATTTTATGGAAATGTATTTTTAGAGTCTTTAGTATGACTCGCCCTTGACTCTGAGATAACTGACATCTGCCATATAATACACACAATGTGCACTATGCATGTACTACTGAGCAATTTCACATTAGCAATAAATCTGATTTACTTAATTCTAAAATTCAGTAGACGGTTTAGCGCTTGGATCCAAGCCCAGTTGTTTCATCTGCACTGCTATGTCGAACAAGTAGTCGTAGCACTCACACCTGCAACAAGACAACAGACTCAATGAATTTCGCTAGAACCTCACATGCTGATCAAAATGCATACTAAagatatatttgtattataaGGAGTCAGGCAAGCACATTAGATGTAGCAACATGAGCTTAATGTAATtgtttataaatttatattaaactagtattgatattaatgtattCTCAAATACTATTCATTATATTGACATTAAttgtataattaaatattaatttattagtgcTAATTTATAGACGACATTTAGTATAATAAaataacattaatattaataaaataacattaatattaatgtgttttcaaacattaattatttactatGTTGGcattaatacacacacacacacacacacacacacacacacacacacacacacacacacacacacacacacacacacacatacaactgGTATTAACATTAAAGTATTTCaaacattaataattatttattatattgaCTCACAAGCAATTTCATGCCATTTACATCCAAATACTAACACCATCCCAATAATTCATTCTATCAATAGCTGTGTTCGTAATCTAAACTCTGGATCTTGATTAGGAAATAAAGTTTGGTCAAGCATGTGAGGCAATATATGTGTGCAGTGCGTACATTGTCTTTGCTTTCTGCCACGTGTCTCCCCACACGTAAACTCCGTGTCGACGAACAAGTACAGCACAAGTGTCAGGATACTCTTCCATTGCCGCTGCCATTTGATCctaacaatacacacacacacacacacacacacacacacacacacagtgacacacacacatacacacacacacacacacagtgatacacacacacacacacacacacacacacacacacacacacacacacacacacacagtgacacacacacacacacacacacacacacacacacacagtgacacacacacacacacacacacacacacacacacacacacagtgacacacacacacacacacacacacacacacacacacacacacacacataatgacacacacacacacacacacacacacacataatgacacacaatgacacacacacacacacacacacacacacacacacacacacacacacacacacagtgacacacacacacacacacacacacacacacacacagtgacacacacacacacacacacacacacacacacacacacacacagtgacacacacacacacacacacacacacacacacacacacagtgacacacagtgacacacacagacacacacacacacacacacacacacacacacacacacagacacacacagacacacacacacacacacacacacacacacacacacacacacacacacagacacacacacacacacacacacacacacacacacacagacacacacacacacagacacacacagacacacacacacagacacacacacacacagacacacacacacacacacacagacacacacacacacacagacacacacacacagacacacacacacagacacacacacacagacacacacacacacacagacacacacacacacacacacacagacacacacacacacacacagacacacacacacagacacacacacacagacacacacacacagacacacacacacacacagacacacacacacagacacacacacacagacacacacacacagacacacacacacacagacacagacacacacacagacacagacacagacacacacagacacagacacacacagacacacacacacacacacagacacacacacacacacacacacacacacacacacacacacacatacacatacacaatgacacacacacacacacacacacacacacacacacacacatacacacacagtgacacacacacacacacacacacacacacacacacacacacacacacacacacagtgacacacacacacacacacacacacacacacacacacacacacacacacacacatacacacacacacacacacacacacacacacacacacacacacacacacgatggTGTCATTGTagatacaaaacacaaaattttcaaaatggTAAATACTTTGAGATCTCTTTCATGTGGAGTGTTTTCAATGATAGGAACGACTAGTTTCTCATCATACCTGTCCAAGCAATAGACAAGCAGTCGTTTAGTcacacaaaagacagacaaatgatggacagataaacagaagaTTGGATAGACAACGAGATAAAGAAACTTGAAGTAACAACTTTACAGGCTTACAGCCAATGCAGTAATGTATTACAATCAGTGTAAACGTGATAATCACAATTAGGCCCCTATttgctgcatgtctgtttcacatcacCCACGCTCTCTCAAACTGACGCGGACAGGCAGCCATTACCATTATCCATTATGTACACGTGACACCGCAAGTCAGCGGGCACagtataaataatattataacaCAACAGATCCACATCCACGGCAACAAGAGGTAATACAAGCTCTAGACATCATCATGCGAATGACAGCTAGAGTGactttaaataattaacaacTATTGGACgatctgtatgtgtgtttggttCTAGTCCTCAAGTTCTTTCTTGAAGATTTACAGTAAACCGTGTAGATAAGAAGAGCAGACATTGTGCAATTAAAAGAAATGAGACACGGATGATGGTTCGGACGTATGCCATGTGCTCCGGTCGTATTGCATTTGCGCATTACATGAATAATGGTGTAATGGTGAAATCAGTGTGGCCCTGTTGTTTGGATGCAGACGGgtgatgtgaaacagacatgcaccaAACAGGAAccttattgatatatatatatatatatatatatatatatatatatatatatcaatgtatgtatatatatcaatgtatatatatatatatatatatatatatacacatacatacatacatacatacatacatacatacatatatatatatatataatatatgcttcgtttaaacataatgtttcaattagccagtctgtttgtcattttcatcagcaactctctactagactgtggtgtagcaacgCTAAAATGATactagctagatgtagtttagatggtaCTGCTAGTCCCCTATGGgacctataatataatatatatgtataatataaaaaaaaaaaaaaaaaaaaaaaaaaaaaaaaaaaataatatatatatatatacatatatattatatatatatatatatatatatatatatttatttattagtataTTCTCAACTACATCAAACAAGTCACGTGCCTCCAGAGACTATGTATCTCTGCAGCTGTGTACTGTACCCACAATCTGACTGAGAGTACATAAATatctaataaataattgataaaATATACAAGTGcaaataatattttaaaaattaattaaaaataatataaatacaatacaatacaacatattgatataaatacaatattgtatataattattacaatatacaataattatcATATACAATCAATATAaatacaatactgtatatataaattattataatatacaattaattaatataaataaaataaaccgACAAAC
This genomic window contains:
- the LOC134185078 gene encoding uncharacterized protein LOC134185078, encoding MSLISLNPLPILLLCLTAATALDLNDSTPCKASLDASIAFNGRVTLTLLTERRQLAHEFWLVDFQSHSDARFLVGGLIYAQRTGTCSNARQNLDWSDVFEKAVATGSDVATGSDEFDPVSQSGLFDVFVRGVWGQEKGETVRSDKLVYTGSIEKLLECRTSSGRSVFDVERFEDEIVLKTTAYATCVRPRKFDDITKGVYAIETAFPIAVRVQRSLTGLSARAPTVDNVLSRVHYKLAFARPVVLGAAGAGLAGSEFTSFVLDFYAFTKNESTSNMPVYHRMLNVSSAVAMVASFQSSLIKFYDLVEQTEGGECILEDNQCKQLLRLSMVLDTRGSLAKSFGSDREADKEISQSFDVSYASVQCPDDFITPSCESLSQDGKVSINVVMTLSFIVATSHDDPQVTMTVYGLRRMRDMDDVVRALVPQGEQLVLMSRIGPGEIRDEYNATLTDLTICRGIQQDGCESSPDSDKFTYYNNSRALVDGVFVMSRNEYKIYEVYFPMRGLLDTDVDETITAKYVIENENTGQVTHIDVIQRVSFHGCPTNSLYNSVAKLCVCRVGFLLTDDTKACYPDPRYTPDVTESHTTTSTPTLRVITKPSRSGTSSLIVYLTLTLVMMTVAIYI
- the LOC134184599 gene encoding centrosomal protein of 135 kDa-like; protein product: MASAAERKFINLRKRLDQFGYRQPLAMESLPLVEALFGDLLQTTESLRQNKMKMSKQQDLEGTWETNIEPYRTENARLVRENNELHQGLLKTREKSEEKVRELKVTLRRLEHENADLRFLNNQYVHKVRSHEKQSRSKDDKIAQLQEKNLQAVVQTPGGRKKQIPFRRQRMEIDASLPASVEAREAGAAPPDPFYADMVKVADQRMEQLRVQVARLEESERSSGRAIQSLRKQVETRDKEIERLTRMLEGGRPSEVVLTEGKRETNEKLVAHLNIQVDYLQQTNTELQHRLNEMQETNDETQRVRKDLVEKNAKLCGELHEINELTRQMEDEKRTRLKELENELKMARHMNDERGRALVKLKREFVEMKREHKSLLIDGRHTADMLAAAEDDVKRANHMIDRLEREKKEMEEKCHKLEEREKTLSFELERLHHVATLREEDRARRTKAEHDRIEGVLDGMATQADQLSRERDELSDVTHSMEKRFRHVEDEKNYYKEECMRLQDTLKKRAYISPSSSPRRGLVQTGSPPIRVLSDITETADVVRLRVERDQLAASVRQFQADVEEIRSDLRILSSDRDNFKLLYEQSSDEVRRLRHELTRKMGTAPLQQTTTHTIIRQIERERDEAREESRRLRVERDSLQDRLKISTETEKASREVLEQKAVRAEVEIKDVLIERDELSSRVKSLRDIISHLEDQIKSNSASLTAARHQTTEMETRVEEMKALADHAETARQEQARQLKKCELDVEETERKIRDREAKIESLEGMLKASREEATRLQDALHSLDRQRDSVQDELDVKTETLFQMKKDKQSQEETEKQLQLNIREMHSQLSARDDLLLAKDREINSLRHQMDACSTQLEESRQGREIAVADNRRLQQDLRTMTQENQAVHHELNEVTENRDLLKLQVQQYAQGVVQYQSALDEKEREKIQLLDSYQSMSSENDRLEVSCQQSLDEAADVHSQLVNATREKIELQHLNQQQVAELTEKDKAIQSYGIQVAKFTTALSRMEQELRQLRDEKRVLLEERNAAHTLCTRLEQDRNTITRQLAERSASGQQMQIALDSERLEVKALKREVEHQAQHIQGLEGLLAAERQKMFHHQLHSEQHLSQNEQLQHQITHLEKERQQSLRELAAVQEQLQKSPADSPVGSRSPTLHVDLPLSVSPTSTVAAVTASVTMASQTHTAVTEARNLDDNEDEQSERNYSDSLVTQGSVSPLSSVSSITPGKMRSELAFDHERQTMEDESARLVTELMSSHSSSSSSAS